In the genome of uncultured Pseudomonas sp., the window CGATAATCGCAATCGATGCCGCTTCCTTGAGGGTGAACTCCAGACCCGGAATCCCCAGCGCCGTCAGCGCCAGCGCGCCCATCAGCGTACCGAAAATCCCGAACTGCGCCGCCGCCCCGAGCAACAGGGTTTTCGGGTTAGCCAGCATCGGCCCGAAGTCGGTCATGGCGCCGACCCCGAGGAAGATCAGCAACGGGAAGATACTGGTGGGCAAGCCCACCTCATAGATCATGTGCAGAAAGCCGGCACCCTCGGCCATATTGGCCACCGGAATGTTGGCCAGCAGGCCACCGAAGCCAATCGGCAGCAGCAGCAACGGCTCAAAGCCTTTTTTGATCGCCAGGTAGATCAGCCCGATGCACACCGCGATCATAAATAACTGACCGAGCTCGATGTGGTACAGGCCCGTGCTGTGCCAAAGCTTGAGGAGCTTATCCATTACCGCGCTCCCTTAACCGATGGCCAGCAGGCTGTCGCCCACCGCCACCGCATCACCCACTTTTACATTGACCGCAGCTACGGTGCCGGCCTTGAATGCACGGATCTCGGTTTCCATCTTCATCGCTTCGAGGATGATCACCAGCTGCCCCTCCTCTACAGCCTGACCTGGCTGCACCAGCACCTTGAAGATATTGCCCGCCAGCGGCGCGGTCTGCGCTTCGCCACTCGCTACCGGCGCAGCCACGGCTGCCGCAGCGGCATTATTACTGCCACCAAGCGCCTTCAGCCCTTCGATCTCACCGCCTTCATTGACCTGCACCACATAGGACTTGCCGCCCACTTCAACGGTGTAGACCTCAGGCGTACCAGGCTCGCGCGCGAGCTGCTCCTGGCCGGTTGGCACTGGCTCGAAGGCTGCCGGGTTACCGCGATTCTCCAAGAACTTAAGGCCGATCTGCGGAAACAGTGCGTAAGTCAGCACGTCGTCGACTTCATCGGCGGCCAAGGTGATGCCCTTCTCTTTGGCAATGCCCTTGAGCTCGGCAGTCAGCTTGTCCATCTCGTCATCAAGCAGATCGGCGGGGCGACAGGTAATGGCTTCAGCCCCATCCAGCACCCGTGCTTGCAGTTCTTTATTGAACGGTGCCGGCGCTGCGCCGTATTCCCCCTTCAACACGCCAGCCGTTTCCTTGGTGATCGACTTGTAGCGCTCACCGGTGATCACGTTGATCACCGCCTGAGTGCCGACGATCTGCGAGGTCGGGGTCACCAACGGGATAAAACCGAGGTCTTCACGCACCCGCGGGATCTCCGCCAGCACTTGATCAAACTTGTCTTCGGCACCCTGCTCTTTCAGCTGGCCTTCCATGTTGGTCAACATGCCGCCCGGAACCTGCGCGACCAGAATGCGCGAGTCGACGCCCTTAAGGTTGCCTTCAAACTTGGCGTACTTCTTCCGTACCTCGCGGAAATAGGCCGCAATCTCTTCGAGCAACTCCAGCTTCAGCCCGGTATCACGCTCGCTGCCTTGGAAAATGGCCACAACCGACTCGGTAGGCGAATGGCCGTAAGTCATCGACAGCGAAGAGATCGCCGTATCGACGCCATCGATACCCGCATCCACCGCCTTAACGATGGCGGCGGTCGACAAACCGGCCGTGGCATGGCAATGCAGATGAATCGGGATCGACAGGGACGCCTTCAGGCGTGTCACCAGTTCGAACGCGACATAGGGGTTGAGAATGCCCGCCATATCTTTGATCGCAATCGAATCAGCGCCCATGTCTTCGATCTGTTTAGCCAGATCGACCCACATATCCAGGGTATGCACAGGGCTGGTGGTATAGGAGACAGTGCCCTGAGCATGCTTACCCTGCTGCTTGACCGCCTTGAGCGCGGTCTGCAGGTTACGCGGATCATTCATCGCGTCGAACACACGGAACACATCAACACC includes:
- the oadA gene encoding sodium-extruding oxaloacetate decarboxylase subunit alpha; amino-acid sequence: MTAVNKPLGITDVVLRDAHQSILATRVRLEDMLPIAAKLDQVGFWSVETWGGATFDSCIRYLGEDPWERIRALKKAMPNTPQQMLLRGQNLLGYRHYADDVVEKFVERAAFNGVDVFRVFDAMNDPRNLQTALKAVKQQGKHAQGTVSYTTSPVHTLDMWVDLAKQIEDMGADSIAIKDMAGILNPYVAFELVTRLKASLSIPIHLHCHATAGLSTAAIVKAVDAGIDGVDTAISSLSMTYGHSPTESVVAIFQGSERDTGLKLELLEEIAAYFREVRKKYAKFEGNLKGVDSRILVAQVPGGMLTNMEGQLKEQGAEDKFDQVLAEIPRVREDLGFIPLVTPTSQIVGTQAVINVITGERYKSITKETAGVLKGEYGAAPAPFNKELQARVLDGAEAITCRPADLLDDEMDKLTAELKGIAKEKGITLAADEVDDVLTYALFPQIGLKFLENRGNPAAFEPVPTGQEQLAREPGTPEVYTVEVGGKSYVVQVNEGGEIEGLKALGGSNNAAAAAVAAPVASGEAQTAPLAGNIFKVLVQPGQAVEEGQLVIILEAMKMETEIRAFKAGTVAAVNVKVGDAVAVGDSLLAIG